Proteins encoded together in one Miscanthus floridulus cultivar M001 chromosome 16, ASM1932011v1, whole genome shotgun sequence window:
- the LOC136512708 gene encoding methionine S-methyltransferase-like isoform X6: MGSVGVEADDSSSVVKEFLQRCEPSGDAAYGELRSLLARLHDPATRRDARVFLAALRQQQQQQQSSSSAGGGGDRTHENFFRRFGFRIQEVLLQDPTTTDITASTFLSTNAAGFQQRKKLTMMEIPSIFIPEDWSFTFYEGLNRHPDSIFRDKTVAELGCGNGWISIALAEKWCPSKVYGLDINPRAVKIAWINLYLNALDDDGLPIYDGEGKTLLDRVEFYESDLLSYCRDNKIELDRIVGCIPQILNPNPEAMSKIVTENSSEEFLYSLSNYCALQGFVEDQFGLGLIARAVEEGISVIKPSGIMVFNMGGRPGQGVCERLFQRRGFRITKLWQTKIMQAADTDISALVEIEKNSRHRFEFFMDLVGDQPICARTAWAYLKSGGRISHALSVYSCQLRQPNQVKKIFEFLKDGFHEVSSSLDLSFDDDSVADEKIPFLAYLASFLKENKSNPCEPPAGCLNFRKLVAGFMKNYHHIPLTPDNVVVFPSRAVAIENALQLFSPALAIVDEHLTRHLPKQWLTSLAIEGSADCNHADGTVTVIEAPRQSDLLIELIRKLKPQVVVTGMAQFEAITSAAFENLLNVTKDVGSRLFLDISEHLELSSLPSSNGVLKYLAGKTLPSHAAILCGLVKNQVYSDLEVAFAISEDAAVYKALSQTIELLEGHTSLISQHYYGCLFHELLAFQIADRHPQQERQPAEVIPQQMIGFSDPAMSTLKAAEFFVPDSAESNIIHMDLDRSFLSVPSAVNASVFESFVRQNITDSETDVHSSIQQLVKDSYGLSADGCSEIIYGNTSLALFNKLVLCCMQEQGTLLFPLGTNGHYVSAAKFVNASTLTIPTNFGTGFRIEPKVLADTLKNVSRPWVYISGPTINPTGFLYSDNDIQELLSVCAEYGARVVIDTSFSGLEYQTDGWSKWNLEKCLSSLKPSKPSFSVVLLGELSFELTAAGHDFGFVILSDSSLAETFHSFPSLSRPHITLKYTFKKLLGLKNQKDEHFSNLMVEQKEELKNRANHLIKTLESCGWDVAIGCGGISMLARPTAYIGKPFKADGFEGKLDASNIREAILKATGLCINSSSWTGIPDYCRFSFALESGEFERAMGCIARFKELVLGGSGQAQMNGV, encoded by the exons GTTTCCAACAAAGGAAGAAGCTGACAATGATGGAGATACCAAGCATCTTCATTCCTGAAGATTGGTCCTTCACTTTCTACGAGGGCCTCAACCGTCATCCAGACTCCATTTTCAGGGATAAGACAGTAGCTGAGCTGGGATGTGGCAACGGTTGGATATCCATTGCTCTTGCAGAAAAGTGGTGCCCTTCAAAG GTCTATGGTCTTGATATAAACCCAAGAGCTGTGAAGATTGCATGGATAAACCTGTACTTGAACGCATTAGATGACGATGGTCTCCCAATATATGATGGGGAGGGGAAAACGTTGCTCGATAGAGTTGAATTCTATGAATCGGATCTCCTTTCTTACTGTAGAGACAACAAGATAGAGCTTGATCGCATTGTTGGATGCATACCACAG ATTCTCAACCCAAATCCAGAGGCGATGTCAAAGATTGTAACAGAGAATTCAAGTGAGGAGTTCTTGTACTCCTTGAGTAACTACTGTGCTCTTCAG GGTTTCGTCGAGGACCAGTTTGGCCTTGGGTTGATTGCACGGGCGGTGGAAGAAGGGATATCTGTCATAAAGCCTTCAGGTATTATGGTATTCAACATgggaggtcgaccaggacaggGTGTCTGTGAACGTCTATTTCAACGGCGTGGTTTTCGCATCACTAAGCTCTGGCAAACCAAAATTATGCAG GCTGCTGACACAGATATTTCAGCTTTGGTTGAAATTGAGAAAAATAGCAGGCATCGCTTTGAGTTCTTCATGGATCTTGTTGGGGATCAGCCTATCTGTGCTCGCACAGCCTGGGCATACTTGAAATCTGGTGGCCGCATTTCACATGCTTTGTCTGTGTATAGCTGTCAACTTCGCCAGCCCAACCAG GTGAAGAAAATATTTGAGTTTCTTAAAGATGGATTCCATGAAGTAAGCAGTTCCCTTGATTTATCCTTTGACGACGATTCTGTAGCTGACGAAAAAATCCCCTTCCTAGCATACCTTGCTAGTTTTCTGAAAGAGAATAAGTCAAATCCCTGTGAGCCACCAGCTGGATGTCTAAACTTTAGGAAACTTGTTGCTGGATTTATGAAGAACTACCATCACATTCCTCTAACTCCTGAT AATGTCGTTGTGTTCCCTTCTCGCGCTGTGGCAATAGAGAATGCTCTTCAATTGTTCTCACCGGCGCTTGCAATTGTTGATGAACATTTGACCAGACACTTGCCCAAGCAATGGTTAACATCCTTAGCAATTGAG GGAAGTGCAGATTGTAATCATGCCGACGGTACAGTCACTGTAATTGAGGCACCACGCCAATCAGATTTACTGATTGAGTTGATCAGGAAGCTGAAGCCTCAGGTGGTTGTTACTGGCATGGCTCAATTTGAGGCTATCACCAGTGCTGCTTTTGAGAACTTACTAAACGTAACAAAAGATGTTGGCTCCCGGTTGTTCCTGGATATTTCTGAGCATTTGGAGTTGTCTAGTCTGCCAAGCTCTAATGGCGTATTGAAATATCTTGCTGGAAAGACATTACCATCGCATGCAGCTATACTGTGTGGTTTAGTAAAAAATCAG GTGTATTCTGATCTGGAAGTTGCTTTTGCCATTTCCGAAGATGCAGCTGTATATAAAGCGTTATCACAAACTATTGAGCTATTGGAAGGCCACACTTCTCTGATCAGCCAGCACTATTACGGCTGCCTTTTCCATGAGCTTCTGGCATTTCAAATTGCTGACCGGCATCCACAGCAAGAG AGACAACCTGCAGAAGTGATACCTCAGCAGATGATAGGATTTTCTGATCCAGCTATGTCTACCCTAAAGGCTGCTGAATTTTTCGTTCCTGATTCAGCTGAATCCAACATTATTCACATGGATTTAGATCGCAGCTTTCTGTCAGTACCTTCTGCAGTGAATGCCTCTGTTTTTGAAAGTTTTGTCAGGCAGAACATCACTGATTCTGAAACTGATGTCCATTCCAGCATCCAACAGCTGGTGAAAGATAGCTATGGTTTATCAGCAGATGGTTGTTCAGAAATTATCTATGGCAACACCTCCCTAGCACTCTTCAACAAGCTTGTTCTTTGTTGCATGCAAGAACAGGGCACCTTGCTTTTCCCCTTGGGCACCAATGGCCATTACGTCTCTGCAGCAAAGTTTGTGAACGCAAGCACCTTGACTATACCGACGAATTTTGGTACAGGATTCAGGATTGAACCAAAGGTTCTAGCTGACACTCTTAAGAATGTATCTCGGCCATGGGTGTATATTTCTGGCCCCACGATCAACCCTACTGGTTTTCTGTACAGTGACAATGATATTCAAGAGCTGCTCTCTGTATGCGCTGAATATGGAGCTAGGGTAGTGATAGATACCTCCTTCTCTGGCCTGGAGTACCAAACTGATGGCTGGAGTAAGTGGAATCTGGAAAAATGCCTTTCCTCTTTGAAACCTTCAAAGCCATCATTCTCTGTGGTCCTGCTTGGAGAGCTGTCCTTTGAGCTGACTGCAGCAGGGCATGACTTTGGGTTTGTGATATTGAGCGACTCATCATTGGCTGAGACGTTTCATAGTTTCCCCAGCTTGAGTCGGCCGCACATCACATTGAAGTACACTTTCAAAAAGCTACTGGGCCTTAAGAACCAGAAGGATGAGCATTTCTCCAATCTAATGGTGGAGCAGAAGGAGGAACTGAAGAATCGCGCCAACCACTTGATAAAG ACTCTGGAGAGCTGTGGCTGGGATGTTGCCATTGGTTGCGGTGGCATCTCAATGCTGGCGAGGCCCACTGCCTACATCGGGAAGCCCTTCAAAGCTGATGGTTTCGAGGGCAAGCTGGATGCGAGCAACATCAGGGAAGCCATCCTCAAGGCCACTGGGCTCTGCATAAACAGCAGCTCCTGGACGGGGATCCCTGACTACTGCCGTTTCAGCTTTGCTCTGGAGAGCGGCGAATTCGAGCGTGCAATGGGATGCATAGCTCGGTTCAAGGAGTTGGTTCTGGGAGGGAGTGGCCAGGCTCAGATGAATGGTGTGTGA